A genomic segment from Sciurus carolinensis chromosome 1, mSciCar1.2, whole genome shotgun sequence encodes:
- the Impa1 gene encoding inositol monophosphatase 1 isoform X2, whose protein sequence is MADPWQECMDYAVTLARQAGEVICEALKHEMNVMIKSSPADLVTATDQKVEKMLISSIKEKYPSHSFIGEESVAAGEKSILTDNPTWIIDPIDGTTNFVHRFPFVAVSIGFVVNKKMEFGVVYSCVEDKMYTGRKGKGAFCNGQKLQVSKQEDITKSLLVTELGSSRTPETVRIILSNMEKLFSIPIHGIRSVGTAAINMCLVATGGADAYYEMGIHCWDMAGAGIIVSEAGGVLMDVTGGPFDLMSRRIIAANSRALAERIAKEIQIVPLQRDDED, encoded by the exons ATGGCTGATCCGTGGCAGGAATGCATGGATTATGCAGTAACCCTAGCAAGACAAGCCGGAGAG GTGATTTGTGAAGCTCTAAAACATGAAATGAATGTTATGATTAAAAGTTCTCCGGCTGATTTGGTAACTGCTACTGaccaaaaagttgaaaaaatgcTTATCTCTTCCATAAAGGAAAAATACCCATCTCACAG ttTCATTGGTGAGGAATCTGTGGCAGCTGGGGAAAAAAGTATCTTGACCGATAACCCCACATGGATCATTGACCCTATTGATGGAACAACTAACTTTGTACATag atttcctTTTGTAGCTGTTTCGATTGGCTTTGTTGTAAATAAAAAG ATGGAATTTGGAGTTGTGTATAGTTGTGTGGAAGATAAGATGTATACtggcagaaaaggaaaaggtgCCTTTTGTAATGGCCAAAAACTGCAGGTTTCAAAACAAGAAG atattACCAAATCACTCTTGGTGACCGAGTTGGGCTCTTCCAGAACACCAGAGACTGTACGAATTATTCTTTCTAACATGGAAAAGCTTTTCTCTATTCCCATTCACGG aATCCGGAGTGTTGGAACAGCAGCTATTAATATGTGCCTTGTGGCAACTGGAGGAGCAGATGCATATTATGAAATGGGAATTCACTGCTGGGATATGGCAGGAGCTGGCATCATTGTTAGTGAAGCTGGTGGAGTACTGATGGATGTAACAG GTGGTCCATTTGATTTGATGTCACGAAGAATAATTGCTGCAAATAGTAGAGCATTAGCAGAAAGGATAGCCAAAGAAATTCAGATTGTACCTTTACAAAGAGATGATGAAGATTGA
- the Slc10a5 gene encoding sodium/bile acid cotransporter 5: MIGNNFMILLLLFVTLGEARKSFLSFQNTEKTEILFFTKMEEVVIVRSSYKDKRPNSSYLFVQLEDPKILHVVNVTKTSSDATNFTINLRTDEDGETNLTIQLWDSEEFSSCHVLRSL, translated from the exons ATGATTGGAAACAATTTTATGATCCTACTTTTGTTGTTTGTGACTCTGGGAGAAGCAAGGAAGTCATTTCTCAGttttcagaacacagaaaagacTGAAATACTATTTTTCACAAAGATGGAAGAAGTGGTTATTGTAAGGTCAAGCTACAAAGATAAACGTCCTAACTCCAGCTACCTCTTTGTGCAATTAGAAGATCCTAAAATACTGCATGTGGTGAATGTGACCAAGACCTCCTCGGATGCTACCAACTTTACCATAAACCTAAGGACAGATGAAGATGGCGAGACCAATTTGACTATTCAGCTCTGGGACTCTGAAG AATTTTCCTCCTGTCATGTACTGAGGTCTCTGTGA
- the Impa1 gene encoding inositol monophosphatase 1 isoform X1 → MCSCLCRVTRRYNQKMADPWQECMDYAVTLARQAGEVICEALKHEMNVMIKSSPADLVTATDQKVEKMLISSIKEKYPSHSFIGEESVAAGEKSILTDNPTWIIDPIDGTTNFVHRFPFVAVSIGFVVNKKMEFGVVYSCVEDKMYTGRKGKGAFCNGQKLQVSKQEDITKSLLVTELGSSRTPETVRIILSNMEKLFSIPIHGIRSVGTAAINMCLVATGGADAYYEMGIHCWDMAGAGIIVSEAGGVLMDVTGGPFDLMSRRIIAANSRALAERIAKEIQIVPLQRDDED, encoded by the exons ATGTGTTCCTGTCTCTGCCGTGTGACAAGaag ATATAATCAGAAGATGGCTGATCCGTGGCAGGAATGCATGGATTATGCAGTAACCCTAGCAAGACAAGCCGGAGAG GTGATTTGTGAAGCTCTAAAACATGAAATGAATGTTATGATTAAAAGTTCTCCGGCTGATTTGGTAACTGCTACTGaccaaaaagttgaaaaaatgcTTATCTCTTCCATAAAGGAAAAATACCCATCTCACAG ttTCATTGGTGAGGAATCTGTGGCAGCTGGGGAAAAAAGTATCTTGACCGATAACCCCACATGGATCATTGACCCTATTGATGGAACAACTAACTTTGTACATag atttcctTTTGTAGCTGTTTCGATTGGCTTTGTTGTAAATAAAAAG ATGGAATTTGGAGTTGTGTATAGTTGTGTGGAAGATAAGATGTATACtggcagaaaaggaaaaggtgCCTTTTGTAATGGCCAAAAACTGCAGGTTTCAAAACAAGAAG atattACCAAATCACTCTTGGTGACCGAGTTGGGCTCTTCCAGAACACCAGAGACTGTACGAATTATTCTTTCTAACATGGAAAAGCTTTTCTCTATTCCCATTCACGG aATCCGGAGTGTTGGAACAGCAGCTATTAATATGTGCCTTGTGGCAACTGGAGGAGCAGATGCATATTATGAAATGGGAATTCACTGCTGGGATATGGCAGGAGCTGGCATCATTGTTAGTGAAGCTGGTGGAGTACTGATGGATGTAACAG GTGGTCCATTTGATTTGATGTCACGAAGAATAATTGCTGCAAATAGTAGAGCATTAGCAGAAAGGATAGCCAAAGAAATTCAGATTGTACCTTTACAAAGAGATGATGAAGATTGA